The sequence CCCATATATGTCCTTCGCATCTTCATAGTCATTATCAAAGAGATAGACATGATCACATGTTTCAGGACAGCACATTGAATATTGGCAAGAACACCTCAATTGCAAACCCTACATAAAAAGGGATGTGGGAGGAGAAAAAAGCAGtgtttaatgcatttctaaaattatatggATATGCAGATGGCATGAATGAGCATATTTGTTTGGTGTTTGTCTTCCTTTCTCTCTATCTCTATGCATGTGTGTCTGTGTATATGTGTTTTATATTTCGAATTGCAGTGTCCTCAGCAGCCAATCAGGGTTCAATCATCTCCAATGTAGGATGACAACCAACAAGTGCATTCCACATCGATACAATTGGTCATAAtcgaaatcaaatcaaatctaaaaaacaaattagaaaccCAGCCAAAAGATACCTCAATGTCCAGACTATCACATTGATCATGAACTGGCCCTGTTACATAGGTAAAAGTATCCCAGGGCTTGGGGAATTTACTAATTTGACCATCATAGCCATCTGCCAAGACATGGAGGGAATCCAGGAGATCTTCATCTACAACACATGCCACTGGTATTGTCTCCTTCCCAAAGCTTATGTCAGGACACAAGACAGTAGCCTTTTTCTTAGGCCCCTCTGTAACATCATGCATATCTATAATATAGTGGCACTCATCCACGTCACACTCACTGTTTATATGATCAGATGAATGTATCATTTGTTTCCCCTTAAAACCATTTGGAAGAGCCATCAAGGGTGAGAATAATCCTGGATCCTTGAAACTCTTACATCCTCTGGAACAACTAAACTCCTCCTGGTGCCATTGTACTTGAATATTATGCTCACTGCAGAGCTTGGCGGCCTTCAAATAAAAGCGGTCTGGCAACACTCCATATTTCCCCTCCAGTGATGCTTTTAGGCTCACCTTGCAGCAAGCAGAGCGTGCAATAGCTAAGATATCAAGGTTATTAGGCCGAGGTTTTGTTTTCTGAACCTCAGAAAACAATATCTTTGCAACCGCTGAGCACTGAGATTCTGCTAATCTACCTAAAGCCCCTGCCTCAGTCAAATTAGACTGTATGCTTAGTCCCTGGCTGCTAAGTGATTTTGAAGCCTGGATACGTTTCTTCAGACCAGAAGTTATCCTGTTCCTGATGCTGCTATATGTTGCTGCCCCCGGACCTTTCTTAAATTTCGGGCGGCTAAGTCTTCCAGATTTTAATCTATAAGCATAATATCGAACACCTCTCTTTGGGGGGCGAGAGCTGAATAGATTTGGTCCCATATGAGCAGCTTGATGGTGGCGACCAAGATCAGGTAGTAAATCAAACTTCAGGCCACAGAACTTGCAAATGTACTTTCTTACACCACCTAAATTCTCAGTGTGATTTTGCATTGATGCTGCATTTTGCGGCTCAAGTTTTTGCAAGGAATCCTCCTTCTCTTCAGCCATAGACGGATTAAGTTGTTGAGCACCTTTTGGCAGCCTGAAATCAGCAGGGTGAACAGAGAGGACATGCAACCATAACTGGTCAGTGTTCCCAAAGTGGCTGGCACAAGGAATGCACTGGAACAGCATGCACTGTTCAACAAATTCCACATGATGTCTCTCCTGCACATGGGTTTCCAAACTTTTTCTGTCAGTAAAAGAATCCAGGCATATGGCACAAGCATGACCTCTGAAATACCACTGTGCTTCCTTTTTATGGTTGTCCATCCAGTGGTTTCCAAGCTCTTTATCATCGAGAAACTCCTTTGAGCATATTTTGCACCGAATAGAATTTTCATCATCATGGCTACAGTTGATAGCCAATGGAAAAATTGCTGGTTCTTCCATGACAGAGGAAATTTGTAAATCTTCATCCACAGCAAAGCCCCATAACTTTTCGAGTCTCTCCTTTTCAGAGAAAACTAACTTCAACAAGAGTTCCCCAACATTAAAATCTTTAGAAGCTTCAGAGAGAGCCCACTGAAGTTGAACCTCCATAGGAACTGGGTTTCTTAGAGagaaaatgcttttgaaaagctTGTAGAAAAGCTCACATGCTTGATGTAAATGCAATTTCTGCTGCGATGAGCAACAATCCTTCAAAAGATCTATAAACACTTCTTTTGATATTATCCTACTTCTACCATTTCTAGCACGCTTGAGCCAACTAGGAATGTGTTTGTCACAGTACAATGAATAGCGCTTTGGACTCTCAGGACACAGGATACTACTATCAAGGGAGCTTGAGCCAATACAGTGCAGCATCTTCGAGCTATTGCAATCATGGTCAGGATGCTCAAGTTTCTCTGGTAAGCTTTTCCTTCCATGAAAGGCATCACCATCCATGGCTGAGACAGGTTGCACTTGAAGGGGATTTTCAACTTGTCCAGACAATACCATCTCTTTGCAATATGCAGTGTCTGAACTGGGAAAGCTCTCTTCATGTTTTCTCTTAAGGGGATTCTCTGGCAAATTTGAGGTCTTCTCTGCATCAGGCCAGGGTCTGTGTTTCTTGCAGAATGTGGTACCTGGTAGAGACCGATGTTTGCATCGAGTACCAAGAACAGTGGTACCTTCACACATGGGACTATGAACAGGACTTGCCTCTCCTCTAGTGGAGCTGC is a genomic window of Populus alba chromosome 5, ASM523922v2, whole genome shotgun sequence containing:
- the LOC118048176 gene encoding histone-lysine N-methyltransferase SUVR5 isoform X2, yielding MLLVQPINGFPEPIAYKTHKIGLKMVKDMSVARRFIMKKLAVAMVNIVDQFHSEALVNPARDVMVWKEFAMEASRCSGYSDLGRMLLKLQNMILQQYISSDWLQNSFQSWVQQCQVACSAESIELLREELYNSILWNEVDSLHDAPVQSTLGSEWKTWKHEAMKWFSTSQPVTSGGDMEQQNCDNISPSTISLQATSKRPKLEVRRAETHASQVESSSPLQTTNVEIDSEFFSNRDTVNVHTLESELSKEDGFGEVAAPLESPCSMADRWDGIVVEAGNPELVQNKGVEMTPVNEVLAKESIEPGSKNRQCTAFIESKGRQCVRWANDGDVYCCVHLASRFAGSSTRGEASPVHSPMCEGTTVLGTRCKHRSLPGTTFCKKHRPWPDAEKTSNLPENPLKRKHEESFPSSDTAYCKEMVLSGQVENPLQVQPVSAMDGDAFHGRKSLPEKLEHPDHDCNSSKMLHCIGSSSLDSSILCPESPKRYSLYCDKHIPSWLKRARNGRSRIISKEVFIDLLKDCCSSQQKLHLHQACELFYKLFKSIFSLRNPVPMEVQLQWALSEASKDFNVGELLLKLVFSEKERLEKLWGFAVDEDLQISSVMEEPAIFPLAINCSHDDENSIRCKICSKEFLDDKELGNHWMDNHKKEAQWYFRGHACAICLDSFTDRKSLETHVQERHHVEFVEQCMLFQCIPCASHFGNTDQLWLHVLSVHPADFRLPKGAQQLNPSMAEEKEDSLQKLEPQNAASMQNHTENLGGVRKYICKFCGLKFDLLPDLGRHHQAAHMGPNLFSSRPPKRGVRYYAYRLKSGRLSRPKFKKGPGAATYSSIRNRITSGLKKRIQASKSLSSQGLSIQSNLTEAGALGRLAESQCSAVAKILFSEVQKTKPRPNNLDILAIARSACCKVSLKASLEGKYGVLPDRFYLKAAKLCSEHNIQVQWHQEEFSCSRGCKSFKDPGLFSPLMALPNGFKGKQMIHSSDHINSECDVDECHYIIDMHDVTEGPKKKATVLCPDISFGKETIPVACVVDEDLLDSLHVLADGYDGQISKFPKPWDTFTYVTGPVHDQCDSLDIEGLQLRCSCQYSMCCPETCDHVYLFDNDYEDAKDIYGKSMLGRFPYDYKGRLVLEEGYLVYECNSMCNCNKTCPNRVLQNGIRVKLEVFKTNNKGWAVRAGEPILRGTFICEYIGEVLNEQEASNRRVRYGKEGCSYMYKIDAHTNDMSRMVEGQAHYFIDATKYGNVSRFINHSCMPNLVNHQVLVDSMDSQRAHIGLYASQDIAFGEELTYNYRYELLPGEGYPCHCGASKCRGRLY
- the LOC118048176 gene encoding histone-lysine N-methyltransferase SUVR5 isoform X1, with the protein product MDDVRLNDLLLNVEESRIERQCEGLGTVDKLHISEGGTSYSDCQVESQMLSCDSQDFGEEDINVQNYYTEPNAASENSNLIVDTIESEPNSCRYGEPSLLEPNWLEHDESVALWVKWRGKWQAGIRCARADWPLSTLRAKPTHDRKQYFVIFFPHTRNYSWADMLLVQPINGFPEPIAYKTHKIGLKMVKDMSVARRFIMKKLAVAMVNIVDQFHSEALVNPARDVMVWKEFAMEASRCSGYSDLGRMLLKLQNMILQQYISSDWLQNSFQSWVQQCQVACSAESIELLREELYNSILWNEVDSLHDAPVQSTLGSEWKTWKHEAMKWFSTSQPVTSGGDMEQQNCDNISPSTISLQATSKRPKLEVRRAETHASQVESSSPLQTTNVEIDSEFFSNRDTVNVHTLESELSKEDGFGEVAAPLESPCSMADRWDGIVVEAGNPELVQNKGVEMTPVNEVLAKESIEPGSKNRQCTAFIESKGRQCVRWANDGDVYCCVHLASRFAGSSTRGEASPVHSPMCEGTTVLGTRCKHRSLPGTTFCKKHRPWPDAEKTSNLPENPLKRKHEESFPSSDTAYCKEMVLSGQVENPLQVQPVSAMDGDAFHGRKSLPEKLEHPDHDCNSSKMLHCIGSSSLDSSILCPESPKRYSLYCDKHIPSWLKRARNGRSRIISKEVFIDLLKDCCSSQQKLHLHQACELFYKLFKSIFSLRNPVPMEVQLQWALSEASKDFNVGELLLKLVFSEKERLEKLWGFAVDEDLQISSVMEEPAIFPLAINCSHDDENSIRCKICSKEFLDDKELGNHWMDNHKKEAQWYFRGHACAICLDSFTDRKSLETHVQERHHVEFVEQCMLFQCIPCASHFGNTDQLWLHVLSVHPADFRLPKGAQQLNPSMAEEKEDSLQKLEPQNAASMQNHTENLGGVRKYICKFCGLKFDLLPDLGRHHQAAHMGPNLFSSRPPKRGVRYYAYRLKSGRLSRPKFKKGPGAATYSSIRNRITSGLKKRIQASKSLSSQGLSIQSNLTEAGALGRLAESQCSAVAKILFSEVQKTKPRPNNLDILAIARSACCKVSLKASLEGKYGVLPDRFYLKAAKLCSEHNIQVQWHQEEFSCSRGCKSFKDPGLFSPLMALPNGFKGKQMIHSSDHINSECDVDECHYIIDMHDVTEGPKKKATVLCPDISFGKETIPVACVVDEDLLDSLHVLADGYDGQISKFPKPWDTFTYVTGPVHDQCDSLDIEGLQLRCSCQYSMCCPETCDHVYLFDNDYEDAKDIYGKSMLGRFPYDYKGRLVLEEGYLVYECNSMCNCNKTCPNRVLQNGIRVKLEVFKTNNKGWAVRAGEPILRGTFICEYIGEVLNEQEASNRRVRYGKEGCSYMYKIDAHTNDMSRMVEGQAHYFIDATKYGNVSRFINHSCMPNLVNHQVLVDSMDSQRAHIGLYASQDIAFGEELTYNYRYELLPGEGYPCHCGASKCRGRLY